A DNA window from Trichosurus vulpecula isolate mTriVul1 chromosome 2, mTriVul1.pri, whole genome shotgun sequence contains the following coding sequences:
- the LOC118836545 gene encoding olfactory receptor 51M1-like, translating into MSLINATHFRPTFYLIGFPGLEAIQHWILIPFCLMYLVAILGNCFILFIIKTNNHLHTPMYYLLSLLALNDLGLSVSTLPTTLVTFWLGSQGIYFGTCQFQMFCIHSFSFMESAVLLVMSFDRFVAICCPLRYSVIVTGQRVTQAGLAIILRGPVALLPIVLLLQAFPYCGRRILSHSFCLHQDVIRLACTDTTFNNLYGLTLVVFTVVLDLVFIALSYALILHSVMGLASREERLRAFQTCTSHLSAVMVFFVPMVGLSLVHRFGKHASPVVHLLMANVYLFVPPMLNPIIYSIKTKEIRRAIVKLMEQLKWSSRY; encoded by the coding sequence ATGTCCCTGATCAATGCCACTCATTTCCGCCCTACTTTCTACCTCATTGGCTTCCCTGGTTTGGAGGCCATTCAACACTGGATCCTTATCCCCTTCTGCCTTATGTATCTGGTGGCCATCTTGGGTAACTGCTTCATCCTGTTCATCATTAAGACAAACAATCATCTCCACACACCCATGTACTACCTTCTCTCACTGCTGGCCCTCAATGACCTTGGCCTCTCGGTGTCCACACTGCCTACCACATTGGTCACCTTCTGGCTTGGTTCCCAGGGCATCTACTTTGGCACCTGCCAGTTCCAGATGTTTTGTATCCATTCCTTCTCCTTCATGGAGTCTGCTGTGCTCCTTGTCATGTCATTTGACCGTTTTGTGGCCATCTGTTGCCCGTTGCGGTACTCAGTGATTGTCACAGGCCAGAGAGTGACTCAGGCTGGCCTTGCCATCATTCTTAGGGGTCCTGTGGCTCTACTCCCCattgtcctcctcctccaagCATTCCCATACTGTGGACGGAGAATACTCTCTCACTCTTTTTGTCTGCACCAGGATGTGATTCGCCTGGCCTGTACTGACACTACCTTCAACAATCTGTATGGGCTGACACTGGTGGTATTCACGGTAGTTCTTGACCTGGTTTTCATTGCCTTGTCCTATGCACTCATTCTCCACTCTGTGATGGGCCTGGCCTCACGAGAAGAGCGGCTACGGGCATTTCAGACATGTACCTCACATCTCAGTGCTGTGATGGTTTTTTTTGTACCTATGGTGGGGCTGTCTTTAGTACACCGCTTTGGAAAGCATGCTTCACCTGTGGTCCACCTCCTTATGGCTAACGTCTACCTATTTGTGCCTCCCATGCTGAACCCTATTATCTATAGCATCAAGACCAAGGAGATACGCCGAGCAATTGTCAAGCTCATGGAGCAACTAAAATGGAGTTCTAGGTACTAG